In Janthinobacterium sp. J1-1, a single genomic region encodes these proteins:
- a CDS encoding polymer-forming cytoskeletal protein gives MLWTGLAQAANINFDGSNITNCPKSGNQYTCDAFNKVDAYTIASGYAVTVKSSVTLDYNQFFTMSGTAKLTVVGDISFSGIKPANLNVTGGSIVAEPGNFVVGAIEGAVVVADITAASVTLGTAPTTVKGNITATGEVKISSRSLVTGSIKGNVIKTDSGVTINGNVTAKNSFDLGSGSKMKGDIIAPKVNILPDSVQVEGNITASTSLTIGAKSEIKGNVDAGDVSLAPENAYISGTALVGKIFLDWSTRVYQTITCKADTADTKCTCVTNKSGFPVDSVKGPKCGPGVQSGPHHFEISHPAAALSCSPEKVTVKACADASCGSLYKNGATVVLSPGGATAQTGNTGSVDSTVAQYAGGTATLSLTSTPSTTGALVCKDSTTGSTTNCQMPFNSSGLQVSGDPRYAEDAQSVSISAVQASGSNPQVCVPLFANQNKTIKLKCSYANPASGTLPTRIQGTNGTYVPLAGNTSSACSAAGADVLLGFNSAGVATPRMQYADVGQVGLTATYTSTSGADSGLSMTGSGNVIVAPAKFAFSAIASPQRAGQEVPSVTVTAQNKAGATTPNFGRETVTPDVALDRVFVKPVFNAPKVVANPKLEGKLVFSSGVGTASELAWAETGTINMTATLNNYLGVQKIDTVTPLATGVSNNVLFIPHHFQTAVDLSTEPYKQFPALCGTQLACPDTGADPRFVYSRQPFALAVTAQNLQGVTTENFDDADGDLKNQQVLLLALDAKDTSNAPPVNPAGGKLTDGSAAGTTLTGVPMSSFSKGVARQVLAYQFPGAYSPSAAASTLAAPTGVLLRANFTYSVNNLVTSKPSSQGKEAALTVLTGFISVPNSSGSELLPMRLDVQLKYWDGKLWRVNLADGISRFGKPQVVLANCLKQLVCSNLVVADQVYQFSGGVLAGNGRLTLQAPKVAGSVDVSVGGFSYLPSSVGRVVFGVFKSGPVLYLREMY, from the coding sequence TTGCTGTGGACTGGTTTAGCTCAGGCCGCTAATATTAACTTCGATGGCAGCAACATCACAAATTGTCCCAAATCTGGTAATCAATACACTTGTGATGCTTTTAATAAAGTAGATGCGTATACGATAGCAAGCGGCTATGCGGTAACGGTTAAGAGCAGCGTCACGCTCGACTACAATCAGTTTTTCACCATGAGTGGTACTGCCAAACTGACGGTTGTAGGCGATATAAGCTTTAGTGGCATCAAGCCTGCCAATTTGAACGTAACTGGCGGCTCTATTGTCGCGGAACCTGGCAATTTTGTTGTAGGGGCAATCGAAGGGGCGGTTGTGGTGGCCGATATTACAGCGGCTTCCGTCACACTCGGTACTGCACCAACTACGGTCAAAGGTAATATTACAGCTACTGGCGAGGTTAAAATTTCTTCCCGTTCGCTTGTGACTGGCTCAATCAAGGGTAACGTTATCAAAACCGATTCGGGTGTCACTATCAATGGCAATGTTACTGCCAAAAATTCCTTTGACTTGGGCTCAGGTAGCAAGATGAAAGGTGACATTATCGCGCCTAAAGTAAATATTTTGCCGGATAGCGTTCAGGTCGAAGGCAATATCACTGCCAGCACATCGCTGACAATTGGTGCCAAGAGTGAGATCAAAGGCAATGTCGATGCCGGCGATGTATCCCTCGCACCGGAAAATGCATATATCAGTGGCACTGCTCTTGTAGGAAAAATCTTCCTTGACTGGAGCACGCGCGTCTACCAGACGATTACCTGTAAAGCTGACACGGCAGATACCAAATGCACTTGCGTGACAAACAAAAGCGGCTTTCCCGTAGATAGCGTTAAGGGCCCCAAATGCGGCCCCGGCGTCCAATCCGGCCCCCACCATTTCGAAATCTCCCACCCGGCCGCGGCGCTAAGCTGCTCCCCGGAAAAAGTCACCGTCAAAGCCTGCGCCGACGCCAGCTGCGGCAGCCTTTATAAGAATGGCGCGACTGTCGTTCTGTCGCCTGGCGGCGCCACGGCGCAGACGGGCAATACCGGCAGCGTCGACAGCACGGTGGCGCAATATGCGGGGGGCACGGCCACCCTGAGCCTGACCAGCACGCCGTCCACCACGGGCGCGCTGGTGTGCAAAGACAGCACCACCGGCAGCACCACCAATTGCCAGATGCCGTTCAACAGCAGCGGCCTGCAGGTGAGCGGCGATCCGCGCTATGCGGAAGATGCGCAGTCGGTGTCGATCAGCGCGGTGCAGGCGTCGGGCAGCAATCCCCAGGTTTGCGTGCCGCTGTTTGCCAACCAGAATAAAACCATCAAGTTGAAATGCAGCTATGCCAACCCTGCCAGCGGCACCTTGCCCACGCGCATACAGGGGACGAACGGTACTTATGTGCCGCTGGCCGGTAACACCAGCAGCGCTTGCAGCGCGGCTGGCGCCGATGTCTTGTTGGGCTTCAATAGCGCAGGCGTGGCGACCCCCAGGATGCAATATGCGGATGTGGGCCAGGTGGGGCTGACTGCGACCTACACCTCGACCAGCGGCGCCGACAGTGGCTTGAGCATGACGGGCAGCGGCAATGTCATCGTCGCGCCGGCCAAGTTTGCCTTTAGCGCGATTGCCAGCCCGCAGCGTGCGGGCCAGGAAGTGCCGTCGGTGACGGTCACGGCGCAAAACAAGGCGGGCGCCACCACGCCCAATTTCGGTCGTGAGACGGTTACTCCGGATGTGGCACTCGACCGTGTTTTTGTGAAACCGGTCTTCAATGCGCCCAAGGTCGTCGCCAATCCCAAGCTTGAAGGCAAGCTTGTCTTCAGTAGTGGTGTTGGCACCGCAAGCGAGCTGGCATGGGCGGAAACAGGCACCATCAATATGACCGCCACCTTGAATAATTACCTGGGCGTGCAAAAAATCGATACTGTCACGCCACTGGCGACGGGCGTCAGCAATAATGTGCTGTTCATTCCTCATCATTTTCAGACCGCTGTTGATTTGTCCACCGAACCATACAAGCAATTTCCCGCCTTGTGCGGCACCCAGCTGGCCTGTCCTGACACCGGCGCAGACCCGCGGTTTGTGTATTCGCGCCAGCCTTTCGCGCTGGCCGTCACGGCGCAAAATTTGCAGGGCGTGACGACGGAGAATTTCGATGACGCCGATGGTGACTTGAAGAATCAGCAGGTATTGCTGTTGGCGCTTGATGCCAAGGATACGAGCAATGCGCCACCAGTCAATCCGGCCGGCGGCAAGCTGACCGATGGCAGCGCGGCCGGCACCACCCTGACCGGCGTGCCGATGAGCTCCTTCAGCAAGGGCGTGGCGCGCCAGGTGCTGGCCTATCAATTTCCCGGTGCCTATTCGCCCTCGGCCGCAGCATCGACGCTGGCGGCGCCGACAGGCGTGCTGTTGCGCGCCAACTTTACGTATTCGGTCAACAATCTGGTCACGTCGAAGCCCTCGTCGCAGGGCAAGGAAGCGGCGCTGACGGTGTTGACCGGCTTTATTTCCGTGCCCAACAGTTCCGGCTCGGAACTGCTGCCCATGCGCCTGGACGTGCAGCTGAAGTACTGGGATGGCAAGCTCTGGCGCGTCAACCTGGCCGACGGCATCAGCCGTTTCGGCAAGCCCCAGGTGGTGCTGGCCAACTGCCTCAAACAGCTGGTCTGCAGCAATCTGGTGGTGGCCGACCAGGTGTATCAGTTCAGCGGGGGCGTGCTGGCAGGCAATGGGCGGCTGACCCTGCAGGCGCCGAAGGTAGCCGGCAGCGTCGATGTGTCGGTCGGCGGCTTTTCCTATTTGCCATCGAGCGTGGGCCGCGTGGTGTTCGGCGTATTCAAATCCGGTCCGGTATTGTACTTGCGCGAAATGTACTAG
- a CDS encoding dienelactone hydrolase family protein: MSITTQWIDITGADGATFQAYLAVPHIGKGPGIVLLQEIFGVNEHIRTVAEQYALDGYVVLVPDLFWREGAHIELGYDESGWKRAVELMQATDNPQALADITATVAALRARPEVEGKIASIGYCFGGRLSYQAAAAGLVDTAIAYYGGGIQNKLDLAGEIKVPLLMHFGGSDSHIPADAVKAIAERFDGREEVEIHVYAQAEHGFNCNYRDSYNQRASVQAHGNSLIFLSENL, from the coding sequence ATGAGCATCACTACGCAGTGGATCGATATCACCGGCGCCGACGGCGCCACCTTCCAGGCCTACCTGGCCGTGCCGCATATCGGCAAAGGCCCCGGCATCGTGCTGTTGCAGGAAATTTTTGGCGTCAATGAACATATCCGCACGGTTGCCGAGCAATATGCGCTTGATGGCTATGTGGTGCTGGTGCCCGACCTGTTCTGGCGCGAAGGCGCGCACATCGAACTGGGCTATGACGAATCGGGCTGGAAGCGCGCCGTCGAACTGATGCAGGCGACTGACAACCCGCAAGCGCTGGCCGACATCACCGCCACCGTCGCCGCCCTGCGCGCGCGTCCTGAAGTCGAAGGCAAGATCGCTTCGATTGGCTATTGCTTTGGCGGCCGCTTGTCCTACCAGGCGGCAGCGGCCGGCCTGGTCGATACCGCCATCGCCTACTATGGCGGCGGCATCCAGAACAAGCTGGACCTGGCCGGCGAGATCAAGGTGCCGCTGCTGATGCATTTTGGCGGCAGCGACAGCCATATCCCGGCCGATGCCGTGAAAGCCATCGCCGAGCGTTTCGACGGCCGCGAAGAAGTGGAAATCCATGTCTACGCGCAAGCCGAACACGGTTTCAACTGCAATTACCGCGACAGCTACAACCAGCGCGCGTCGGTGCAGGCACACGGCAATTCGCTCATTTTCCTATCAGAAAATCTGTAA